Proteins encoded by one window of Pseudomonas tructae:
- a CDS encoding carbamoyltransferase family protein gives MALTILGLSGALSHDPSAALYIDGKLIAAAEEERFVRDKHAKNRMPYESAKFCLEQAGIKPSDVDVVAIPFAPISLFGEARWHYAKRYWYAPDRALDAILMGNRRYKRYRKKIVWCLEQLGFDPKKVKIEPVEHHLAHASSAYHCSGFKEKTAILGIDGKGEYATTFFGYGENGKIHKIKEFFDPDSLGGLYGAITEFLGFEMLDGEFKVMGMAPYGDASKYDFSRLASFENGELVINTDYANVIGLRRYKEKGKGFYFSPKLIEWLGPKREGDIADEPYIHYAASMQALFEKLALQMIDHYLGDILKETGKLAFAGGCALNVKLNQKIIARPDLKELFVQPASGDAGTAVGAAAYVSHARGVPVEKMEHVYLGPAYSNEDVIAACARHPSQPKWRKLENMPEQIAKIMVDGNPVAWFQGRMEFGPRALGGRSIIGCPSVEGVADRINHQIKFRERWRPFCPSMLDTVAPQMIKIDHPAPFMTFTFEVAEEWKTRVPEVVHEDGTSRAQVLKREYNPRYYDMMKALETLTGNGVSLNTSLNRRGEPMICSPTDALNMFFGSDLQYLIMEDILVIKEGAQEYVDA, from the coding sequence TTGGCATTGACGATTCTTGGCCTGTCCGGCGCCCTTAGTCATGACCCTTCCGCGGCCCTGTACATCGACGGCAAGCTGATTGCCGCCGCTGAAGAAGAGCGCTTCGTGCGCGATAAACATGCAAAGAACCGCATGCCCTACGAATCGGCGAAGTTCTGCCTGGAACAGGCCGGTATCAAGCCGTCCGACGTAGACGTGGTGGCGATCCCCTTCGCCCCGATCAGCCTGTTCGGCGAGGCGCGCTGGCACTACGCCAAGCGCTACTGGTATGCCCCGGATCGCGCCCTCGACGCGATCCTGATGGGCAATCGTCGTTACAAGCGCTATCGCAAGAAGATCGTCTGGTGCCTGGAGCAACTGGGCTTCGACCCCAAGAAGGTCAAGATCGAGCCGGTCGAGCACCACCTGGCTCACGCCTCCAGTGCTTACCATTGCTCCGGCTTCAAGGAGAAGACCGCGATCCTCGGTATCGACGGCAAGGGCGAATACGCCACCACCTTCTTCGGCTATGGCGAAAACGGCAAGATCCACAAGATCAAGGAATTCTTCGATCCTGACTCGCTCGGCGGCCTGTATGGCGCGATCACCGAGTTCCTCGGTTTCGAAATGCTCGATGGCGAGTTCAAGGTCATGGGCATGGCGCCTTATGGCGATGCCAGCAAATATGATTTCTCGCGCCTGGCCTCGTTCGAGAACGGCGAGCTGGTGATCAATACCGACTATGCCAACGTCATCGGCCTGCGCCGTTATAAAGAGAAAGGCAAAGGCTTCTACTTCTCGCCAAAACTGATCGAATGGCTGGGTCCCAAGCGCGAAGGCGACATCGCCGACGAGCCGTACATCCACTACGCCGCGAGTATGCAGGCGTTGTTCGAGAAGCTGGCCCTGCAGATGATCGACCACTACCTGGGCGACATCCTCAAGGAAACCGGCAAGCTGGCTTTTGCCGGCGGTTGCGCGTTGAACGTCAAGCTCAACCAGAAGATCATTGCCCGTCCTGACCTCAAGGAGCTGTTCGTCCAACCGGCTTCCGGCGACGCCGGTACCGCGGTTGGTGCTGCGGCCTACGTGTCCCACGCCCGTGGTGTGCCGGTCGAGAAGATGGAGCATGTCTACCTCGGCCCTGCGTACTCCAACGAAGACGTGATTGCCGCCTGTGCCCGTCACCCGAGCCAGCCAAAATGGCGCAAGCTGGAGAACATGCCCGAGCAGATCGCCAAGATCATGGTCGATGGCAACCCGGTAGCCTGGTTCCAGGGCCGCATGGAGTTCGGTCCACGTGCCCTCGGCGGTCGTTCGATCATTGGTTGCCCGAGTGTGGAAGGCGTTGCCGACCGCATCAACCACCAGATCAAGTTCCGCGAGCGCTGGAGGCCTTTCTGTCCGTCGATGCTCGACACCGTTGCGCCGCAGATGATCAAGATCGATCATCCGGCACCGTTCATGACCTTCACTTTCGAAGTCGCCGAAGAGTGGAAGACCCGTGTGCCGGAAGTCGTCCATGAAGACGGCACTTCGCGGGCCCAGGTGCTTAAACGCGAGTACAATCCTCGCTACTACGACATGATGAAGGCGCTGGAAACCCTGACAGGTAATGGCGTGTCGCTGAATACCTCGCTCAACCGTCGTGGCGAACCAATGATTTGTTCGCCGACCGATGCGTTGAACATGTTCTTCGGCTCGGACCTGCAGTATTTGATCATGGAAGATATTCTGGTGATCAAAGAGGGTGCACAGGAATATGTTGACGCATGA
- a CDS encoding ArnT family glycosyltransferase — MISYISRMVSTYPVRLAFAGSLLLSLVAVLGVATVGRDAALYLDIARQVSEQGPKVAWNAFDWPWFTLLLAGTHSLFGLSLELSAYLWCALFMAGTCALLVDCVRQRVPQAAGWACLLVLAMPAVNQFRNDIIREFGFWFFCVLALWLVQHWQARGGWLRAACIHLAIGAAALFRLEALMLLPALGLWQLIGLRDRQSWQRFCQFLVLPLLAGVLALAVLLVQGGISSARLENYLGLINPQRVLGAFKILSQQFADSLTYKFSKDEAGRIVFFGLLAAMLIKFVTLMGPFSLPFLHRSSWQALRTYGREYQPFAWVAGLYLIILMVFFVVQQFMNSRYLSFLNLLVLPLLAIALMQFARNFPRLGKVLVAIALLVMLANVISTGARKTQYVDAGHWIAANIDPQAATYFEDGRISYYAGRGYFGVLPREEALSDEHVSTYRYFAIEARADEPWLAAWLEKHQLKVLSSFANRKGATVLVIGK, encoded by the coding sequence TTGATCTCGTACATTTCAAGGATGGTCAGCACCTACCCGGTTCGGCTGGCATTTGCTGGCAGTTTGTTGCTTTCGTTGGTCGCCGTGTTGGGCGTAGCGACGGTGGGGCGCGACGCGGCGTTGTACCTGGACATTGCGCGGCAGGTGAGTGAGCAGGGGCCCAAGGTTGCCTGGAACGCCTTTGACTGGCCCTGGTTTACCCTGCTGCTTGCAGGAACGCATAGCCTTTTCGGTCTGTCACTGGAGCTGAGTGCCTATCTTTGGTGCGCTCTGTTCATGGCCGGTACCTGCGCATTACTGGTGGACTGTGTGCGTCAACGGGTACCGCAGGCTGCTGGCTGGGCTTGTTTGCTGGTGCTGGCGATGCCAGCGGTCAATCAGTTTCGCAATGACATCATTCGAGAGTTCGGTTTCTGGTTCTTCTGTGTCCTGGCGTTGTGGCTGGTCCAGCATTGGCAGGCACGAGGCGGTTGGTTGCGGGCTGCTTGTATTCACTTGGCAATTGGTGCCGCTGCGCTGTTTCGCCTGGAGGCGTTGATGTTGCTGCCCGCCCTGGGCTTGTGGCAATTGATTGGCTTGCGTGATCGGCAGAGTTGGCAGCGTTTTTGCCAGTTCCTGGTGTTGCCGTTGCTGGCCGGTGTGTTGGCCTTGGCGGTGTTGCTGGTCCAGGGGGGGATATCTTCGGCTCGTCTCGAGAACTACCTGGGGCTGATCAACCCCCAACGTGTACTTGGGGCGTTCAAGATTTTGTCGCAGCAGTTTGCCGACAGCCTGACCTACAAGTTCTCGAAGGATGAAGCTGGCCGGATCGTGTTTTTCGGCTTGCTGGCCGCCATGCTGATCAAGTTCGTGACCTTGATGGGGCCGTTTTCCTTGCCGTTCCTGCATCGCAGCAGTTGGCAAGCGCTGCGCACCTATGGTCGCGAGTATCAGCCGTTTGCCTGGGTTGCGGGTCTGTACCTGATCATCCTGATGGTGTTCTTCGTGGTCCAGCAGTTCATGAACTCCAGGTATCTGAGCTTCCTCAACCTCCTGGTGTTGCCGCTACTGGCCATTGCCCTGATGCAGTTCGCCCGGAACTTCCCGCGCCTGGGCAAGGTGCTGGTGGCAATCGCGCTGCTTGTGATGCTGGCCAACGTGATCTCTACAGGTGCACGCAAGACCCAGTACGTTGACGCCGGGCACTGGATCGCTGCCAATATCGACCCACAGGCTGCTACTTACTTCGAAGATGGTCGTATCAGCTACTACGCCGGTCGAGGCTATTTCGGGGTGTTGCCGCGCGAGGAGGCGTTGTCTGATGAGCACGTCAGCACCTACCGTTACTTTGCCATTGAAGCGCGTGCCGATGAGCCGTGGCTTGCCGCTTGGCTTGAAAAGCACCAGCTAAAGGTGTTGTCGAGCTTCGCCAATCGCAAGGGCGCCACGGTGCTGGTGATCGGCAAGTAA
- a CDS encoding lipopolysaccharide kinase InaA family protein encodes MQAMDHTTYMSLREGAHVLEADGSGDKVLRLRDGRMLKLFRRKRLLSSALLYPYARRFANNAQALQQLGVPSPEIIGVYRIPSIQRDAVYYAPLAGETLRQLLHKQEGAQTLRAQLGQFIAHLHSLGIYFRSLHLGNVVLTPERELGLIDIADLQRQSRPLRERQRVRNFHHVLRYAEDRQWLLGDDNGAAFLEGYRQELEQGQENHQPRLLNTLRQLLD; translated from the coding sequence ATGCAAGCAATGGATCACACCACCTACATGTCGTTGCGCGAGGGTGCGCACGTGCTGGAGGCCGACGGCTCCGGCGACAAGGTGCTGCGATTGCGTGACGGGCGGATGCTCAAGCTGTTTCGGCGCAAGCGCCTGCTCAGCTCGGCGCTGCTGTACCCCTACGCCCGGCGCTTTGCGAACAACGCCCAGGCGCTGCAACAACTGGGGGTACCCAGCCCCGAGATCATCGGCGTGTACCGCATCCCCAGCATCCAGCGTGATGCTGTCTACTATGCGCCACTGGCAGGCGAAACCCTGCGCCAACTCCTGCACAAACAGGAAGGTGCGCAAACGTTGCGGGCCCAGCTGGGGCAATTCATTGCCCATTTACATAGCCTGGGTATCTATTTCAGGTCGTTGCATTTGGGTAACGTGGTACTGACGCCTGAGCGCGAGCTGGGACTGATCGATATAGCCGACCTGCAACGCCAGAGCCGCCCTCTCAGAGAGCGCCAACGCGTGCGTAACTTTCACCATGTGCTGCGCTATGCCGAAGACCGCCAGTGGTTGCTGGGCGATGACAATGGCGCCGCCTTCCTCGAAGGTTACCGCCAGGAACTGGAGCAGGGCCAGGAAAACCACCAGCCCCGCCTACTCAACACATTGCGCCAGTTGCTTGACTGA
- a CDS encoding glycosyltransferase family 2 protein, which translates to MLTHEFLISVVVPTYNYARVLPRALDSVLDQWADDLELIVVNDGSKDDTGSVLADYQGRYPQVCVIDQVNAGAAVARNKGIAQARGRYVLLLDADDELMPEAIAVLRATLQANPGVGMVLGGQISVYPDGSERLRLPTPVPKAPARDLARQYLLQKRISVSHCCTLFARELLLRRPYPEALRTGEDIPVFAYLVVNARVAVTNEPLARIYKHADSLRHNRENEEEYALGMVREVFASLPDECQSLSVRYKAQRYLSLFRAALLSGDGSAARRFYARALRLSPLQAMRWTYLRKATRLIMV; encoded by the coding sequence ATGTTGACGCATGAGTTTCTGATCAGCGTTGTTGTTCCTACCTACAACTACGCGCGGGTACTGCCACGGGCGCTGGATTCGGTTCTGGACCAGTGGGCAGACGATCTTGAGTTGATCGTGGTCAACGATGGATCCAAGGATGATACCGGTTCGGTGTTGGCGGACTATCAAGGCCGTTATCCGCAGGTGTGCGTCATCGATCAGGTCAATGCCGGCGCTGCTGTGGCGCGCAACAAGGGCATTGCCCAGGCGCGTGGACGCTATGTGTTGTTGCTGGATGCGGACGACGAGCTGATGCCCGAAGCCATTGCCGTGCTGCGTGCCACCTTGCAGGCCAATCCTGGCGTCGGCATGGTCCTGGGCGGGCAAATCTCCGTTTATCCAGACGGTAGCGAGCGGCTGCGCCTGCCTACACCGGTGCCGAAGGCGCCGGCGCGGGACCTGGCGCGCCAGTACCTGTTGCAAAAGCGGATTTCGGTCTCGCATTGCTGCACCCTGTTCGCTCGCGAACTGTTGTTGCGTCGCCCTTATCCGGAAGCCTTGCGTACTGGCGAGGATATTCCGGTGTTTGCCTATCTGGTGGTCAATGCCCGGGTGGCGGTGACCAACGAGCCTCTGGCGCGTATCTACAAGCACGCTGACAGTCTGCGGCACAACCGTGAGAACGAAGAAGAGTACGCTCTGGGCATGGTTCGCGAGGTGTTCGCCAGCTTGCCTGACGAGTGTCAGTCGCTGAGTGTGCGCTACAAGGCGCAACGCTATCTCTCGCTGTTTCGTGCGGCCTTGCTGTCGGGAGACGGTTCTGCCGCAAGGCGTTTTTATGCTCGGGCCTTGCGCCTGAGTCCGTTGCAGGCCATGCGCTGGACGTATTTGCGCAAGGCCACGCGTCTGATAATGGTGTAG
- a CDS encoding GNAT family N-acetyltransferase has protein sequence MLSALRWWRERGWNEIDQQRYAEVWQQFGGSVATHPQVVERLSEFVQVPVRYLGWHVDGRLVAAMPCWGRHVALAKEVLKREGKRSLLDMGNAEIILPVSPGVQVPVRQRMRYVSDLNAGTITTLRTQPEGLAMARAPEDYSKKFRYNQRRELRLLEEAGGTLQPMQAFSATEQAAMYTELFERRWGFEVPGKKGLAEVFSLMREFMTGSVALLEGVPVAIQVLYRVEAAQWISLEYINGGVDPQSREFSPGSVLSFVNTQQAWDDARALGKPLRYSFGRADREYKDRWCHTVPVHQV, from the coding sequence ATGTTGAGTGCTCTGCGCTGGTGGCGTGAACGTGGCTGGAACGAGATTGACCAACAGCGCTATGCCGAAGTCTGGCAGCAGTTCGGCGGCAGTGTGGCGACACATCCGCAGGTAGTGGAGCGGCTGTCCGAGTTTGTCCAGGTGCCGGTGCGCTACCTGGGGTGGCACGTCGATGGTCGGTTGGTGGCAGCCATGCCGTGTTGGGGCCGGCATGTGGCCCTGGCCAAGGAGGTGCTCAAGCGCGAAGGCAAGCGTAGCTTGCTGGACATGGGTAATGCCGAAATCATCCTGCCGGTATCGCCCGGCGTACAAGTGCCAGTGCGCCAGCGCATGCGATATGTCTCGGACCTCAATGCCGGGACGATCACCACCCTCAGGACGCAGCCCGAAGGCCTGGCCATGGCCAGGGCGCCGGAAGACTACTCGAAGAAATTTCGTTATAACCAGCGTCGTGAACTGCGTCTGCTCGAGGAGGCCGGTGGTACGTTGCAACCCATGCAGGCGTTCTCGGCAACTGAGCAGGCGGCCATGTACACCGAGCTGTTCGAACGCCGCTGGGGCTTCGAGGTGCCGGGCAAGAAGGGGCTGGCCGAGGTCTTCAGCTTGATGCGCGAGTTCATGACGGGCTCGGTGGCGCTACTTGAGGGCGTGCCCGTGGCCATCCAGGTGCTCTATCGGGTGGAGGCTGCGCAATGGATATCGTTGGAGTACATCAATGGTGGCGTTGATCCGCAAAGTCGTGAATTCAGCCCTGGCAGCGTACTCAGCTTCGTCAATACCCAGCAGGCCTGGGACGATGCCAGGGCGCTTGGCAAGCCGCTGCGCTACTCCTTTGGCCGCGCCGACCGTGAATACAAGGACCGCTGGTGCCACACGGTCCCGGTTCATCAGGTTTAA
- the hldE gene encoding bifunctional D-glycero-beta-D-manno-heptose-7-phosphate kinase/D-glycero-beta-D-manno-heptose 1-phosphate adenylyltransferase HldE: protein MKLSMPRFDQAPVLVVGDVMLDRYWHGGTSRISPEAPVPVVKVEQIEDRPGGAANVALNIAALGAPAALVGVTGQDEAADSLANSLQAAGVRSIFQRIAHQPTIVKLRVMSRHQQLLRIDFEEPFATDPLSLDAEVGALLDGVKVLVLSDYGKGALKNHQSLIQAARAKGIPVLADPKGKDFSIYRGASLITPNLSEFEAIVGRCADEAELVAKGGQLMGELELGALLVTRGEHGMTLLRPDHPALHLPARAREVFDVTGAGDTVISTLAAAIAAGEELPHAVGLANLAAGIVVGKLGTAAISAPELRRAIQREEGSERGVLSLDQLLLAIDDARAHNEKIVFTNGCFDILHAGHVTYLEQARAQGDRLIVAVNDDASVSRLKGPGRPINSVDRRMAVLAGLGAVDWVISFPEGTPENLLSQVKPDVLVKGGDYGIDQVVGADIVRAYGGTVKVLGLVENSSTTAIVEKIRKN, encoded by the coding sequence ATGAAGTTGTCCATGCCGCGTTTCGATCAAGCCCCGGTACTGGTGGTGGGCGATGTCATGCTCGACCGCTACTGGCATGGCGGTACCTCACGGATTTCACCAGAAGCCCCGGTACCGGTGGTCAAGGTCGAACAGATCGAGGACCGTCCGGGGGGAGCTGCCAACGTCGCCTTGAACATTGCAGCCCTGGGGGCCCCGGCGGCACTGGTCGGGGTGACCGGTCAGGACGAGGCTGCCGACAGCCTCGCCAATAGCCTGCAGGCCGCTGGCGTGCGTTCGATCTTCCAGCGCATCGCCCACCAGCCGACCATCGTCAAGTTGCGGGTCATGAGCCGGCACCAGCAATTGCTGCGTATCGACTTCGAAGAACCCTTCGCCACCGATCCGCTGTCGCTGGATGCTGAAGTCGGCGCGCTGCTCGACGGCGTCAAGGTCCTGGTGCTGTCGGACTATGGCAAGGGTGCGCTGAAAAACCACCAGAGCCTGATCCAGGCCGCCCGGGCCAAAGGCATTCCGGTCCTGGCCGATCCCAAGGGCAAGGATTTCTCCATTTATCGCGGTGCCAGCCTGATCACCCCGAACCTCAGCGAGTTCGAAGCCATCGTTGGTCGTTGCGCCGATGAGGCGGAGCTGGTGGCCAAGGGCGGTCAACTGATGGGCGAGCTGGAGCTGGGCGCCTTGCTGGTGACCCGTGGCGAGCATGGCATGACCTTGCTGCGCCCTGATCACCCGGCCTTGCACCTGCCTGCCCGGGCCCGTGAAGTGTTTGATGTGACCGGTGCTGGCGATACGGTGATCTCGACCCTGGCGGCGGCCATCGCCGCCGGCGAGGAGCTGCCCCATGCGGTGGGCCTGGCCAACCTGGCCGCTGGCATCGTGGTCGGCAAACTCGGTACTGCCGCTATCAGTGCGCCGGAGTTGCGACGTGCGATTCAGCGTGAAGAGGGCTCCGAGCGGGGTGTGCTGAGCCTCGATCAGTTGCTGCTGGCCATCGATGATGCCCGTGCGCACAACGAGAAGATTGTCTTCACCAACGGTTGCTTCGACATCCTTCATGCCGGGCATGTCACCTACCTGGAGCAGGCGCGTGCCCAGGGCGATCGCTTGATCGTTGCAGTCAACGACGATGCCTCGGTCAGCCGCCTGAAAGGCCCGGGACGGCCAATCAACAGTGTTGACCGGCGTATGGCTGTGCTGGCCGGCCTGGGTGCGGTGGACTGGGTCATCAGTTTTCCGGAGGGCACGCCGGAAAACCTGCTGAGCCAGGTCAAGCCGGATGTGCTGGTCAAGGGCGGTGACTATGGCATCGACCAGGTAGTGGGTGCGGATATCGTCAGGGCCTACGGCGGTACCGTGAAGGTTCTGGGACTGGTGGAGAACAGCTCGACCACAGCGATCGTCGAGAAAATCCGCAAGAACTGA
- the msbA gene encoding lipid A export permease/ATP-binding protein MsbA, whose translation MSSPEPRPQSTLAIYFRLLAYVRPYIGLFLLSILGFLIFASTQPMLAYILKYFVDGLANPEARLFPGNPYLGELQLLQAVPLLIVAIAVWQGVGSFLGNFFLARVSLGLVHDLRVVLFNKLLDLPNQYFDKNNSGHLISRITFNVTMVTGAATDAIKVVIREGMTVVFLFCTLLWMNWKLTLVMVAILPIIALMVSSTSRKFRKQSKKIQVSMGDVTHVASETIHGYRVVRSFGGESYEKSRFEQASQSNTDKQLSMTKTGAVYTPTLQLVTYSAMAVVMFLVLLLRGEASAGDLVAYITMAGLLPKPIRQLSEVSSTIQRGVAGAESIFEQLDEAPEVDNGTLERDRLEGRLEVRNLSFQYPGNEKKVLDDISFVVEPGQMVALVGRSGSGKSTLAGLIPRFYQHEQGQILLDGEEVQAFTLRSLRRQIALVTQQVTLFNDTVANNIAYGDLAGAPIEAIKQAASEAYADEFINKMPQGYQTLVGENGVLLSGGQRQRLAIARALLKDAPLLILDEATSALDTESERHIQAALDHVVKNRTTLVIAHRLTTIEKADLILVMEEGRIVERGTHVQLLAQNSHYARLHAKEFEEGGDLQATQAIDAC comes from the coding sequence ATGAGCAGTCCTGAACCACGCCCCCAGTCCACGTTGGCGATCTATTTCCGCCTGCTGGCTTATGTGCGGCCCTATATCGGGCTGTTCTTGCTGAGCATCCTGGGCTTTCTGATTTTTGCCTCGACTCAGCCGATGCTGGCTTACATCCTCAAGTATTTCGTCGATGGCCTGGCCAATCCGGAGGCTCGCCTGTTCCCCGGAAATCCTTACCTGGGCGAGTTGCAACTGTTGCAGGCAGTGCCCCTGCTGATTGTTGCAATCGCTGTCTGGCAAGGTGTGGGCTCGTTTCTGGGTAACTTCTTTCTTGCCCGCGTTTCGCTTGGCCTGGTCCATGACCTGCGAGTCGTCCTGTTCAACAAGCTGCTGGACCTGCCGAACCAGTATTTTGACAAAAACAACTCTGGCCACCTGATTTCCCGAATCACCTTCAACGTCACCATGGTGACCGGCGCGGCAACCGATGCGATCAAGGTGGTGATTCGTGAGGGCATGACCGTTGTGTTCCTGTTCTGCACCTTGTTGTGGATGAACTGGAAGCTCACCCTGGTGATGGTTGCCATCCTGCCCATCATTGCCTTGATGGTCAGCAGCACCAGCCGCAAGTTTCGCAAGCAGAGCAAAAAGATCCAGGTGTCCATGGGCGATGTCACCCATGTGGCCTCCGAAACCATCCATGGTTACCGTGTGGTCCGTAGTTTTGGTGGCGAAAGCTACGAGAAATCGCGCTTTGAGCAGGCCAGCCAAAGCAACACCGACAAGCAGTTGTCGATGACCAAGACGGGCGCGGTCTATACCCCGACGCTGCAGTTGGTGACCTACAGTGCCATGGCTGTGGTGATGTTCCTGGTGCTGCTGCTGCGTGGAGAGGCCTCGGCCGGTGATCTGGTCGCCTACATCACCATGGCGGGCCTGCTGCCCAAGCCGATTCGCCAGCTTTCCGAAGTCAGCTCCACCATTCAGCGCGGCGTAGCTGGCGCCGAAAGCATTTTTGAACAACTGGATGAAGCCCCGGAAGTCGACAACGGCACCCTTGAGCGCGATCGTCTGGAGGGGCGCCTTGAAGTGCGCAATCTCAGCTTCCAGTACCCTGGTAACGAAAAGAAGGTATTGGACGACATCAGCTTCGTCGTTGAGCCAGGGCAGATGGTCGCCTTGGTCGGGCGCTCAGGCAGTGGCAAGTCGACCCTGGCCGGATTGATCCCACGTTTCTACCAGCATGAGCAGGGACAGATCCTGCTCGATGGCGAAGAAGTCCAGGCGTTCACCCTGCGTAGCCTGCGCCGCCAGATTGCTCTGGTGACCCAGCAGGTAACCTTGTTCAACGATACGGTGGCGAACAACATCGCGTACGGTGATCTGGCAGGTGCCCCGATCGAGGCGATCAAGCAGGCCGCCTCCGAAGCGTATGCCGATGAGTTCATCAACAAGATGCCGCAAGGCTATCAGACGCTGGTGGGGGAGAACGGCGTGCTGTTGTCCGGTGGCCAGCGCCAGCGCCTGGCGATTGCCCGCGCGCTGCTCAAGGACGCACCTCTGTTGATACTTGACGAGGCGACCTCGGCACTTGATACCGAATCGGAGCGGCATATCCAGGCGGCGTTGGACCACGTGGTCAAAAATCGCACCACCCTGGTCATCGCCCACCGTCTGACCACCATTGAAAAGGCCGACCTGATTCTAGTGATGGAAGAGGGGCGGATCGTCGAGCGAGGCACGCATGTGCAGTTGCTGGCGCAGAACAGCCATTACGCCCGTCTGCATGCCAAGGAATTCGAGGAAGGTGGTGATTTGCAAGCGACACAAGCGATCGACGCATGTTGA
- a CDS encoding PIG-L deacetylase family protein, protein MSARKQRLLKAHRRNKRLALVVALVVLVGLGVTLAWWLVPILMLAGWVAHEAWFADHLFYRGGDDYQYLFPEDVQQQPVSLNAGKVQLSAALAEGETLVLAVRVQCRWLGRWLDPYVEVGDDRQDFERGVAGLRFLNLSGQREALERGALSLRGRYCRLGATGTLYVMANPPYTQQRSMILAPHADDAELAAFGFYSASAEVSIVTLTQGEIEAQSFQRLGLDPAQAARLKGRLRSWDSLAIPLWGGVTANHCVQLGYYCLQLPSMASEPGKAWGSRESGESDTRSVRQHNPLSLPGDRDGAPTWHNLVADLVALLEHFQPQVIVTPHPELDPHADHVATSQAIFAAIGQSRWKPSTALLYANHLHDNDRWPMGPAGMGIALPPAIEALPADRLWSPLLDATTQLDKAMALNMQHDLQGPLAFKRRLRRLIQRLLAGRRWPATGEDEFLRKAVRRHELFWVRRIGD, encoded by the coding sequence ATGAGCGCGCGTAAACAACGGCTGTTGAAGGCTCACCGACGCAACAAGCGCCTGGCGCTGGTGGTTGCGCTGGTGGTGTTGGTGGGGCTGGGTGTGACACTGGCCTGGTGGCTGGTGCCAATACTCATGTTGGCGGGCTGGGTCGCGCACGAGGCCTGGTTCGCCGATCACCTGTTCTACCGGGGGGGCGATGACTATCAGTACCTGTTCCCGGAAGATGTTCAGCAGCAGCCGGTATCGCTGAATGCGGGCAAGGTGCAGTTGAGCGCTGCCTTGGCCGAAGGTGAAACCCTGGTCCTGGCTGTGCGTGTCCAGTGCCGATGGCTTGGGCGCTGGCTCGACCCTTATGTCGAAGTCGGTGATGACCGTCAGGATTTCGAGCGTGGTGTTGCCGGCCTGCGTTTTCTCAACCTGTCCGGTCAACGCGAAGCATTGGAGCGCGGGGCGTTGAGCCTGCGTGGGCGTTATTGCCGGCTCGGTGCAACGGGCACCTTGTATGTCATGGCCAACCCGCCCTACACCCAGCAGCGTTCGATGATTCTTGCGCCCCATGCCGACGACGCTGAGCTTGCGGCCTTCGGGTTCTACAGCGCCAGCGCCGAGGTCAGCATTGTGACGCTGACCCAGGGGGAGATCGAAGCGCAGTCCTTCCAGCGGCTGGGGCTCGACCCTGCCCAGGCCGCCCGGTTGAAAGGCCGCCTGCGTAGCTGGGACAGCCTGGCGATACCCTTGTGGGGCGGCGTTACGGCCAACCATTGTGTGCAGTTGGGCTATTACTGTCTGCAACTGCCGTCCATGGCCAGTGAGCCAGGCAAGGCCTGGGGGTCGCGGGAGTCGGGCGAGAGCGATACGCGCAGCGTTCGCCAGCACAATCCGCTGTCACTGCCGGGTGACCGCGATGGCGCGCCGACCTGGCACAACCTGGTTGCCGACCTGGTGGCGCTGCTGGAGCATTTTCAGCCGCAGGTGATCGTCACACCGCATCCGGAGTTGGACCCACATGCAGACCATGTCGCTACCAGTCAGGCGATTTTCGCCGCGATTGGCCAGAGTCGCTGGAAGCCCTCCACGGCGTTGCTGTATGCCAACCACCTGCATGACAACGACCGCTGGCCAATGGGGCCGGCAGGGATGGGAATCGCCTTGCCACCCGCCATCGAGGCATTGCCGGCTGATCGATTGTGGAGCCCCTTGCTGGATGCCACGACGCAACTGGACAAGGCCATGGCCTTGAACATGCAACATGATCTCCAGGGGCCTTTGGCGTTCAAGCGGCGGCTTCGCCGTCTGATTCAGCGGCTGCTTGCCGGCAGGCGCTGGCCGGCGACTGGCGAGGACGAGTTCTTGCGTAAAGCGGTCAGGCGCCACGAGTTGTTTTGGGTGCGGCGGATCGGCGATTGA